Proteins found in one Saccharomyces mikatae IFO 1815 strain IFO1815 genome assembly, chromosome: 3 genomic segment:
- the PAU24 gene encoding seripauperin PAU24, whose product MVKLTSIAAGVAAIAAGVSATTTLAQSDEKVNLVELGVYVSDIRAHLAQYYSFQAAHPTETYPIEIAEAVFNYGDFTTMLTGIAPDQVTRMITGVPWYSSRLKPAISSALSKDGIYTIAN is encoded by the coding sequence atggTCAAATTAACTTCAATCGCCGCTGGCGTCGCTGCCATCGCTGCCGGTGTCTCTGCCACCACCACTTTGGCTCAATCTGACGAAAAAGTCAACTTGGTCGAATTGGGTGTCTACGTCTCTGATATCAGAGCTCATTTGGCCcaatattattctttccaaGCCGCCCACCCAACTGAAACCTACCCAATCGAAATTGCAGAAGCTGTTTTCAACTACGGTGATTTCACCACCATGTTGACCGGTATTGCTCCAGACCAAGTCACCAGAATGATTACTGGTGTGCCATGGTACTCCAGCAGATTAAAGCCAGCTATTTCTAGTGCTTTATCCAAGGACGGTATCTACACCATCGCTAACTAA